A window from Roseburia sp. 499 encodes these proteins:
- a CDS encoding ABC transporter ATP-binding protein — MKKLLIYLKDYKKESILAPLFKMLEASFELIVPLVVTQIIDVGIANRDSGYIVKMCLVMVALGLIGLTCSVTAQYFAAKAAVGFGTQVRHHLFSHIQTFSFSEIDKAGTATLITRMTSDINQVQSGVNMVLRLFLRSPFIVFGAMIMAFTIDVKAALIFVVTIPLLSVVVFGIMAVSIPLYKKVQECLDRVLGITRENLTGVRVIRAFHKEEEEKARYEDSLESLTGMQNHVGRISAFMNPVTYIIINCGIIALLYVGTFQVDTGVLTQGQVVALVNYMSQILVELIKLANLIVTITKAVACGNRIESILEMKSSMPVESQKEKQNTTMQKTDSEYMVEFSHVGLTYQDAGAESLTDIDFKVKKGETIGIIGGTGSGKTSLVHLIPRFYDATAGEVKIDGQNVKDYPLEQLRQMVGIVMQKAVLFKGTIRENLCWGKEDATEEELYQALETAQAKEVVEGKEGKLDALVEQGGKNFSGGQRQRLTIARALVRKPQILILDDSASALDYATDARLRKAIREMEGNPTVFIVSQRTSSIQHADKIIVLDDGEVAGMGTHDQLLESCGVYREIYESQYKKH; from the coding sequence ATGAAAAAATTATTGATATATTTAAAAGACTATAAAAAAGAAAGCATATTAGCCCCATTATTCAAGATGTTAGAAGCATCTTTTGAGTTAATTGTCCCATTGGTGGTAACTCAGATTATTGATGTAGGTATTGCAAATCGTGATAGTGGTTACATTGTAAAAATGTGTCTGGTGATGGTGGCACTTGGACTAATCGGTCTGACTTGTTCCGTAACGGCGCAGTACTTTGCGGCCAAAGCGGCAGTTGGATTCGGAACTCAAGTGCGCCATCACTTGTTTTCTCATATTCAGACGTTTTCTTTTTCAGAAATAGACAAGGCAGGAACGGCAACCTTAATTACCCGAATGACCAGTGATATTAATCAGGTGCAGTCAGGGGTAAATATGGTATTGCGGTTATTTTTACGTTCACCATTTATTGTATTTGGTGCAATGATTATGGCATTTACCATTGATGTGAAGGCAGCGTTAATATTTGTAGTGACGATTCCATTGTTATCTGTTGTGGTATTTGGAATTATGGCAGTAAGTATTCCTCTTTACAAAAAGGTGCAGGAGTGTCTTGACCGGGTACTTGGAATTACCAGAGAGAATCTTACCGGAGTTCGTGTAATTCGAGCATTTCACAAGGAAGAAGAGGAAAAGGCGCGATACGAAGACAGTCTGGAATCTCTTACCGGAATGCAGAATCATGTGGGACGTATCAGTGCATTCATGAATCCGGTTACTTATATTATCATTAACTGTGGGATTATTGCCTTGCTTTATGTAGGAACTTTTCAGGTAGATACGGGAGTTCTTACACAGGGACAAGTAGTTGCGCTGGTAAACTATATGTCTCAGATTCTGGTAGAATTGATTAAGCTGGCAAACCTGATTGTTACCATTACCAAGGCAGTTGCTTGTGGAAACCGTATCGAATCCATTTTGGAGATGAAGAGCAGTATGCCGGTGGAAAGTCAGAAGGAAAAACAGAATACAACTATGCAAAAAACAGATTCTGAATATATGGTAGAGTTTTCGCATGTGGGATTGACCTATCAGGATGCAGGCGCAGAAAGCTTAACTGATATTGATTTTAAGGTGAAAAAAGGAGAGACAATCGGAATCATTGGTGGAACCGGAAGTGGTAAAACGTCATTGGTTCATTTGATTCCAAGGTTTTATGATGCCACTGCCGGAGAAGTGAAGATAGATGGACAGAATGTAAAGGATTATCCATTAGAGCAGCTCCGCCAGATGGTTGGAATCGTGATGCAGAAAGCAGTTCTTTTTAAAGGTACGATTCGAGAAAATCTTTGCTGGGGCAAGGAAGATGCTACGGAAGAAGAATTATATCAAGCACTGGAAACTGCGCAGGCAAAAGAAGTGGTAGAAGGCAAAGAAGGAAAGCTGGATGCCCTGGTGGAGCAAGGTGGTAAAAACTTTTCCGGTGGACAACGGCAACGTCTTACGATTGCCAGAGCATTGGTTAGAAAGCCTCAGATTTTGATTTTGGATGATAGTGCCTCAGCTCTTGATTATGCTACAGATGCAAGGCTTCGGAAAGCAATTCGTGAAATGGAGGGAAATCCCACGGTATTTATTGTGTCACAGCGTACTTCCTCCATTCAGCATGCAGATAAAATTATTGTGCTAGACGATGGTGAGGTAGCCGGAATGGGAACCCATGACCAATTGCTGGAAAGCTGTGGAGTGTATCGGGAAATTTACGAATCTCAGTACAAGAAGCATTAG